A genomic region of uncultured Paludibaculum sp. contains the following coding sequences:
- a CDS encoding DUF3500 domain-containing protein: MNTPHPPSKKHAPHHHHPPRLSRRMLFSTLIPGAILAPHAFPQNSSDMAETFRRRSAEAESKGLADPFRGITANGTIEPGLYDLHSTGVSTAPVRTAAERFLASLTNEQRGRTMFAVDDPEWRKWMNQHFYVRQGVSFQEMSGTQRDAAFGVLETALSARGLKLTRDIMRLNETLAELSNDHEFLGEWRYHITVMGKPSATEPWGFQLDGHHIIINYFVLGDQVVMTPFFAGSEPVTATSGKYKGISILQDEQSRGLEMLRHLDKAQQAKAVLNPEKTKNYNLTEAFRDNIVLDYAGARAASFTQPQRKQLLDLVDLYVGNMDEGHAKVRMDEVKKRIERTSFAWIGGSDDSSVYYYRIHSPVILIEFDHQQPANLRKFAKDPSMPTRQHIHCVVRTPNGNDYGKDLLRQHYLSHAHA, from the coding sequence ATGAACACGCCTCACCCTCCGTCCAAGAAGCACGCGCCCCATCACCACCACCCGCCGCGCCTGTCGCGCCGCATGCTCTTCTCCACCCTGATCCCGGGCGCGATCCTCGCCCCGCATGCGTTCCCGCAGAACTCATCCGATATGGCGGAGACCTTCCGGCGCAGGTCCGCCGAGGCCGAGAGCAAAGGCCTCGCGGACCCGTTTAGAGGCATCACGGCCAACGGCACAATAGAACCCGGACTCTACGATCTCCACTCCACCGGTGTTTCCACTGCGCCCGTCCGTACCGCCGCCGAGCGCTTCCTGGCAAGCCTGACCAACGAGCAGCGCGGTCGCACCATGTTCGCGGTCGACGACCCCGAGTGGCGCAAGTGGATGAACCAGCACTTCTACGTGCGGCAGGGTGTGAGCTTCCAGGAGATGTCGGGCACCCAACGCGACGCTGCGTTCGGAGTACTAGAAACCGCGCTCAGCGCCCGCGGCCTAAAACTGACCCGCGACATCATGCGCCTCAACGAAACCCTGGCCGAGCTCAGCAACGACCACGAGTTCCTGGGCGAGTGGCGATACCACATCACGGTCATGGGCAAGCCCTCCGCCACGGAACCTTGGGGCTTCCAGCTCGACGGCCATCACATCATCATCAACTACTTCGTCCTGGGCGACCAGGTCGTGATGACACCCTTCTTCGCCGGCTCTGAACCCGTCACCGCCACCTCCGGCAAATACAAAGGCATCTCAATCCTGCAGGACGAACAAAGCCGCGGCCTGGAGATGTTGCGACATCTCGACAAGGCTCAGCAGGCCAAGGCCGTCCTCAATCCCGAGAAGACGAAGAACTACAACTTGACCGAGGCCTTCCGGGACAACATCGTCCTCGACTACGCCGGAGCCCGCGCCGCCTCGTTCACCCAGCCCCAGCGCAAGCAACTGCTCGACTTGGTCGACCTCTACGTAGGCAACATGGACGAAGGCCACGCCAAGGTCCGCATGGACGAAGTGAAGAAGCGCATCGAGCGGACGTCTTTCGCCTGGATCGGCGGCTCCGACGATTCCTCGGTGTACTACTACCGCATCCACAGCCCGGTGATCCTCATCGAGTTCGACCATCAGCAACCGGCCAACCTCCGCAAATTCGCCAAGGATCCGAGCATGCCCACGCGCCAGCACATCCACTGCGTCGTGCGGACCCCGAACGGCAACGACTACGGCAAGGATCTGCTGCGCCAGCACTATCTGTCGCACGCACATGCGTAG